In the genome of Apodemus sylvaticus chromosome 2, mApoSyl1.1, whole genome shotgun sequence, one region contains:
- the Ccdc142 gene encoding coiled-coil domain-containing protein 142 produces MARASRSSSLLPPLANVPSSWAQPVGAGEERGEGRHGGPGLLAAVSVPCPDSSRQPWATASACGPMPFALQRLRATLLRLHREREQLLRARDCARHLQAVVRLLRSGSSAGSLSLQQLHGDLQLCPSRGAALRLGFPGSKETLLLARPVGLAAQHLDATIEMQLRALGRAPASLGLTSQLAELLLALPFYLTLQGHSLSFAPGAARPFPAARVLHLLAAERGCQMADRLAEALGGSGLQEQLRRQCDQERELLPGLLGLVGGVASSDSSGLRLGGPGALWSQYWTLLWAACAKCLDLHVGPWGDPRAVAQQLSQALCQASLPQECEKELLSLCHSLFHRSLICSWDQGFCQALGSALGGQSSPASLSPTAELLQRLFPPLLDILRQPRSELSLCQPAGPSPVALGLCTLQTTLLWFLGRAQQHLAAWAPGSFLLLTQKDLPPLLRAVEALSSLASEAAVTLEVEQPLGLEIQKLTAKMQLLPKESLSLFFQECHKQATRGFKLHMPTGRYWRLRLGPEHPSDPSEYARMVVYSVLEPVLQGLRGLPPETQAPALSQALTATLGAWLDHILTLGIRFSLQGALQLKQDFGVVREVLEQEQWGLSQELRQTLLSLSIFQRLDGALLCLLQQPLPKNPVQRRSPRCCFCNEVQTTELPSSSLNSLESLAPPLRLGVSPARNAHLLSTLGGRGRGGGGGGGPSPEAYLAGNQQAWLALRLHQHPRWHLPFFSCLGTSPEP; encoded by the exons ATGGCCCGGGCGTCCCGCTCTAGTAGCCTTCTGCCGCCACTCGCTAACGTACCCTCATCGTGGGCGCAGCCCGTGGGCGCTGGGGAGGAGCGGGGCGAGGGGAGACACGGAGGGCCAGGCCTCCTGGCTGCGGTGAGCGTCCCATGCCCGGACTCCAGCAGACAGCCGTGGGCTACCGCATCTGCATGTGGCCCGATGCCCTTCGCTCTTCAGCGGCTCCGGGCCACGTTGCTTCGTCTGCACCGGGAGCGAGAGCAGCTCCTGCGGGCCCGGGACTGCGCACGCCACCTGCAGGCGGTCGTACGGCTGCTCCGCTCCGGCTCCTCGGCGGGTTCCCTCTCGCTGCAGCAGTTGCACGGCGATTTACAGCTGTGCCCTTCGCGTGGAGCGGCGCTCCGCCTCGGCTTCCCGGGCTCCAAGGAAACGCTTCTCCTGGCTCGCCCTGTCGGGCTAGCTGCCCAGCACCTGGACGCTACCATCGAGATGCAGCTTCGTGCACTAGGCCGGGCACCCGCTAGCCTGGGCCTGACGTCCCAGCTAGCGGAATTGTTGCTGGCCCTTCCCTTCTACCTCACTCTGCAGGGACATTCCCTGAGCTTCGCCCCCGGGGCCGCGCGCCCATTCCCCGCGGCCCGTGTGCTACACCTCCTGGCTGCAGAGCGGGGTTGTCAGATGGCAGATAGGCTGGCTGAAGCCCTTGGCGGATCGGGCTTGCAGGAGCAGCTCCGTCGTCAGTGCGACCAAGAGCGAGAGCTGCTGCCGGGGCTGCTGGGTCTAGTAGGGGGTGTGGCTAGCAGCGACAGCAGTGGACTGAGGCTTGGAGGGCCTGGAGCCCTGTGGAGCCAGTATTGGACCTTGCTGTGGGCAGCCTGCGCTAAGTGTTTGGACCTACACGTGGGACCTTGGGGGGACCCCAGGGCAGTGGCACAACAGCTGAGTCAGGCGCTGTGTCAAG CATCACTGCCTCAAGAGTGTGAGAAGGAGCTGTTGTCTCTGTGCCACAGCCTATTTCATCGGTCTCTTATCTGCAGCTGGGACCAAG GGTTCTGCCAGGCCTTGGGATCAGCCCTGGGGGGTCAGAGCAGCCCTGCTTCACTGTCTCCTACTGCTGAGCTGTTACAGCGGCTTTTTCCTCCCCTCTTGGATATCCTTCGACAGCCTAGGTCAGAACTTAGCCTGTGTCAGCCTGCAG gtccttcgCCTGTCGCTCTGGGACTCTGTACCCTGCAGACCACCTTGCTCTGGTTCTTGGGCAGAGCTCAGCAGCACCTGGCAGCGTGGGCCCCCGGTTCCTTCCTGCTGCTGACCCAGAAAGACTTGCCT CCTCTTCTGCGCGCAGTGGAAGCTCTGTCCAGCCTGGCCTCCGAGGCAGCGGTCACCCTGGAAGTGGAGCAGCCGCTGGGCCTGGAGATCCAGAAGTTGACAGCAAAGATGCAG CTCCTGCCCAAAGAGTCACTGAGTCTTTTTTTCCAAGAATGTCATAAACAAGCCACACGAGGCTTCAAGCTCCACATGCCAACCGGTCGATACTGGAGACTTCGACTGGGTCCag AACATCCCAGTGACCCTAGTGAGTACGCTCGGATGGTGGTCTACTCTGTGTTGGAACCTGTGTTGCAAGGACTGCGGGGATTGCCGCCCGAAACCCAAGCCCCTGCCCTCAGCCAGGCACTGACAGCCACACTGGGCGCCTGGCTTGACCACATCCTCACCCTTGGGATCCGGTTCAG CCTGCAGGGGGCGCTGCAGCTCAAACAAGACTTCGGAGTGGTCCGGGAGGTTCTGGAACAGGAGCAGTGGGGACTGTCCCAGGAGCTTCGCCAGACTCTGCTCTCCCTCAGCATCTTCCAGCGGCTAGATGGGGCCCTGCTGTGTCTACTGCAGCAACCCCTGCCCAAGAACCCAGTCCAGAGAAGATCTCCCCGTTGCT gtTTTTGTAATGAGGTCCAGACCACTGAACTTCCCAGCAGCAGCCTCAACAGCCTGGAAAGCTTGGCACCCCCTCTACGGCTTGGAGTCTCCCCTGCCCGGAACGCGCACCTGCTAAGCACCCTGGGAGGAAGAGgacgagggggagggggaggcggaGGCCCTAGTCCTGAGGCCTACCTGGCCGGAAACCAGCAGGCCTGGCTTGCCCTGAGGCTGCACCAACACCCTCGTTGGCACCtgccttttttttcttgcctGGGGACAAGTCCTGAACCCTAA
- the Mrpl53 gene encoding 39S ribosomal protein L53, mitochondrial: MAAALARLGLRPVKLVRVQFCPFEKNVESTRTFLQVVSSEKVRATNLNCSVIADVRHDGSEPCVDVLFGDGYRLIMRGAHLTTQEMLSALASHIRAKNAEAASAPSADKVAPGTGTRR; encoded by the exons ATGGCGGCGGCTTTGGCTCGGCTCGGACTACGGCCAGTCAAGCTGGTTCGAGTTCAGTTCTGCCCGTTTGAGAAGAACGTGGAGTCAACGAG GACCTTTCTCCAGGTGGTGAGCAGCGAGAAAGTCCGCGCCACCAACCTCAACTGCTCGGTGATCGCCGACGTGAGGCACGACGGCTCTGAGCCCTGCGTGGACGTGTTATTCG GAGATGGGTATCGGCTGATTATGCGCGGCGCCCACCTCACCACCCAGGAAATGTTAAGTGCCCTGGCCTCTCACATCCGGGCCAAGAATGCCGAGGCAGCATCTGCACCCAGCGCAGACAAGGTCGCCCCGGGTACGGGGACCCGCCGCTGA
- the Mogs gene encoding mannosyl-oligosaccharide glucosidase, which yields MARGERRRRAAAAEGARPLERARGAGRRDGRAGGARGSASGAALAVVVLALAFGLSGRWMLAWLRVRRALTLHPAPPALPPGSSSPSVAPELFWGTYRPHVYFGMKTRSPKPLLTGLMWAQQGATPGTPPKLRHTCEQGDGVGPYGWEFHDGRSFGRQHIHDGALRLTTEFVKRPGGQHGGDWSWRVTVESQVTQASGTPSFPLVSLFFYVVTDGQEVLLPEIGAKGQLKFISGHTSELGDFRLTLLPPTSPGDTVPKHGSYNVFWSSNPGLPLLTDLVKNRLNSWFQHRPPGASPERYLGLPASLKWEERGPSGQGQFLIQQVTLRAPFSVEFVFESGSASSGQLVGSQLSQALESHAAAFKERFEKTFQLKEKGLSPEEQALGQAALSGLLGGIGYFYGQGLVLPDTGTEGSEQKMDPALFPPVPLFSGVPSRSFFPRGFLWDEGFHQLLVQRWDPHLTREALGHWLGLLNADGWIGREQILGDEARARVPPEFLVQRAAHANPPTLLLPVAHMLEGREPADLAFLRRAFPRLHAWFSWLHQSQAGPVPLSYRWRGRDLALPTLLNPKTLPSGLDDYPRASHPSTAERHLDLRCWVALGARVLSQLAQQLGETEAAAELGPLAASLEEPGSLDELHWAPELGVFADFGNHTKAVQLKWRPSQGLVRVVGRPPPRLQYVDALGYVSLFPLLLRLLDPSSPRLGPLLDVLADSHHLWSPFGLRSLSASSLFYKQRNTEHDPPYWRGAVWLNMNYLALGALHHYGRVEGPHKVQAAKLYHELRANIVRNVRQQYQATGFLWEQYSDQDGRGMGCRPFQGWTSLVLLIMAEEY from the exons ATGGCCCGGGGCGAGAGGCGACGGCGCGCTGCGGCCGCAGAGGGGGCGCGGCCGCTGGAGAGGGCGCGGGGTGCGGGCCGGCGGGATGGCAGAGCTGGTGGGGCGCGCGGCTCGGCGAGCGGCGCGGCCCTGGCCGTGGTGGTGTTGGCGCTGGCTTTCGGCCTGTCGGGGCGCTGGATGCTGGCGTGGCTCCGTGTGCGCCGCGCGCTCACTCTGCACCCCGCGCCGCCCGCGCTGCCGCCgggctcctccagtccttccgtGGCCCCGGAACTCTTCTGGGGCACCTACCGTCCACACGTCTATTTCGGCATGAAGACTCGCAGCCCCAAACCACTGCTCACGG GACTGATGTGGGCGCAGCAAGGCGCCACCCCGGGGACACCTCCTAAGCTCAGGCACACGTGTGAACAGGGAGACGGCGTGGGTCCCTATGGCTGGGAGTTCCACGATGGCCGCTCCTTCGGTCGGCAGCATATCCACGATGGGGCCTTAAGGCTCACCACTGAGTTCGTCAAGAGGCCTGGGGGTCAGCATGGAGGGGATTGGAGCTGGAGAGTGACCGTAGAGTCTCAG GTCACCCAGGCTTCGGGCACACCTTCCTTCCCTTTGGTGTCCCTGTTCTTCTACGTGGTAACAGATGGGCAAGAGGTCCTGCTACCAGAGATCGGAGCCAAAGGACAGTTGAAGTTCATCAGTGGGCACACCAGTGAACTTGGCGACTTCCGCCTTACACTTCTGCCACCAACCAGTCCAGGAGACACTGTCCCTAAGCATGGCAG CTACAATGTCTTCTGGTCCTCCAACCCGGGGCTGCCACTGCTCACAGACCTGGTAAAGAACCGCCTCAACAGCTGGTTTCAGCACCGCCCCCCAGGAGCCTCTCCTGAACGCTACCTCGGCCTGCCTGCATCTCTgaagtgggaggagagaggccCTAGCGGGCAAGGGCAGTTCTTGATACAGCAGGTGACACTGAGAGCCCCCTTCTCTGTGGAGTTTGTGTTTGAATCTGGCAGTGCTTCCTCTGGGCAGCTGGTAGGCAGCCAGCTGAGCCAGGCCCTGGAGAGCCACGCTGCAGCCTTCAAGGAGCGTTTTGAGAAGACCTTCCAGCTAAAGGAGAAGGGCCTGAGCCCCGAGGAGCAGGCTTTGGGTCAAGCTGCTCTCAGTGGCCTTCTTGGCGGGATTGGTTACTTCTACGGACAGGGTTTGGTGTTGCCAGACACTGGCACAGAAGGGTCGGAACAGAAAATGGACCCTGCCCTTTTTCCACCGGTCCCTCTTTTCTCTGGGGTGCCTTCCCGGTCATTCTTCCCACGAGGCTTCCTCTGGGATGAAGGCTTTCACCAGCTACTGGTCCAGCGATGGGATCCCCACCTCACCCGGGAGGCCCTGGGACACTGGCTGGGGCTGCTCAATGCTGATGGCTGGATTGGGCGAGAGCAGATTCTGGGGGATGAGGCCCGAGCCCGAGTGCCCCCAGAATTCCTAGTGCAACGTGCAGCCCATGCCAACCCCCCAACCCTGCTCCTGCCAGTAGCACACATGCTGGAAGGCCGTGAGCCCGCCGACTTGGCCTTTCTCCGCAGGGCTTTCCCCCGCCTGCATGCTTGGTTCTCTTGGCTTCATCAAAGTCAGGCAGGGCCAGTGCCACTGTCCTACCGCTGGCGGGGCAGGGACCTTGCCTTGCCTACCCTACTGAACCCCAAGACACTGCCCTCAGGCCTAGATGACTACCCCAGGGCCTCACACCCTTCCACAGCAGAGCGGCACCTGGACCTGCGATGCTGGGTGGCCTTGGGTGCCCGGGTGCTGTCCCAACTGGCACAACAGCTTGGGGAGACGGAAGCAGCTGCAGAGCTGGGCCCATTGGCTGCCTCTCTAGAAGAACCTGGGAGTCTTGACGAGCTGCACTGGGCTCCCGAGCTGGGGGTCTTTGCTGACTTTGGGAACCACACCAAAGCAGTGCAGCTCAAGTGGAGGCCCTCACAGGGGCTGGTCAGGGTGGTAGGCAGGCCTCCACCGCGACTACAGTATGTGGATGCCCTGGGCTatgtctctctttttcctctgctGCTTCGGCTGCTGGACCCCAGCTCTCCCCGCTTGGGCCCCCTGCTGGACGTTCTAGCCGACAGCCACCACCTCTGGAGCCCCTTTGGATTGCGCTCCCTTTCGGCCTCCAGCCTCTTTTATAAACAGCGCAATACTGAGCATGACCCACCTTATTGGCGGGGTGCCGTGTGGCTGAATATGAACTACCTAGCTTTGGGGGCACTACACCACTATGGGCGTGTGGAGGGGCCTCACAAGGTTCAGGCTGCCAAACTCTACCATGAACTGCGGGCCAATATAGTAAGAAACGTCCGACAGCAATACCAGGCTACCGGGTTTCTGTGGGAACAGTACAGCGACCAGGATGGGCGGGGCATGGGCTGCCGCCCCTTCCAAGGATGGACCAGTCTTGTCTTACTGATCATGGCTGAAGAGTACTAA
- the Wbp1 gene encoding WW domain-binding protein 1 isoform X2: MARASSRNSSEEAWGALQAPQQQSPAASSLEGAIWRRAGTQTRALDAILSHPQQSHLLRELCPGVNTQPYLCESGHCCGETGCCTYYYELWWFWLLWTVLILFSCCCAFRHRRAKLRLQQQQRQREINLLAYHGACHGAGPVPTGSLLDLRLLSAFKPPAYEDVVHHPGTPPPPYTMAPGHPLTTSNECTRCSSESSCSAHSEGTRVEGVSSHQSALPLQEGEPRAGLSPVHIPPSCRYRHLTGDSGIELCPCPDSSGIEPVKEVRASATQPDVEDHSPCALSPDSMSQVPPVGLASSYGDIP, from the exons ATGGCTCGGgccagcagcaggaacagcagcgAAGAGGCCTGGGGGGCACTTCAGGCGCCGCAACAGCAG AGTCCGGCAGCATCTTCTCTTGAGGGAGCAATTTGGAGACGAGCTGGAACCCAGACTCGCGCCCTGGATGCCATCCTTTCTCATCCACAGCAATCCCATCTG CTTCGAGAGCTGTGCCCAGGAGTGAATACCCAGCCCTACCTCTGTGAGAGTGGTCATTGCTGTGGGGAGACTGGCTGCTGCACGTACTACTATGAACTCTGGT GGTTCTGGCTGCTCTGGACTGTCCTCATCCTCTTTAGCTGCTGTTGTGCCTTCCGCCACCGAAGAGCTAAACTCAGGCTGCAGCAGCAACAGCGGCAGCGTGAAATCAACTTGTTGGCTTACCATGGGGCATGCCACGGGGCTGGCCCTGTTCCAACTGGTTCACTGCTTGACCTCC GCCTCCTCAGCGCCTTCAAACCCCCAGCCTATGAGGATGTGGTTCACCACCCAGGCACACCGCCACCTCCTTACACTATGGCCCCCGGTCACCCTTTGACCACTTCTAATGAATGCACCCGCTGCTCTTCCGAATCCAGCTGCTCTGCCCACTCAGAGGGGACACGTGTGGAAGGTGTTTCCTCCCACCAGAGTGCTCTCCCTCTGCAGGAGGGTGAGCCCAGGGCAGGATTGAGCCCAGTCCACATACCCCCTTCCTGCCGCTATCGTCACCTGACTGGTGACTCAGGTATTGAGCTCTGCCCTTGTCCTGACTCCAGTGGAATTGAGCCAGTCAAGGAAGTGAGGGCTAGTGCCACCCAACCAGATGTGGAGGACCATTCCCCTTGTGCACTGTCCCCCGATTCTATGTCCCAGGTTCCTCCGGTGGGGCTGGCTTCTAGTTATGGGGACATCCCATAA
- the Wbp1 gene encoding WW domain-binding protein 1 isoform X1, whose translation MARASSRNSSEEAWGALQAPQQQQSPAASSLEGAIWRRAGTQTRALDAILSHPQQSHLLRELCPGVNTQPYLCESGHCCGETGCCTYYYELWWFWLLWTVLILFSCCCAFRHRRAKLRLQQQQRQREINLLAYHGACHGAGPVPTGSLLDLRLLSAFKPPAYEDVVHHPGTPPPPYTMAPGHPLTTSNECTRCSSESSCSAHSEGTRVEGVSSHQSALPLQEGEPRAGLSPVHIPPSCRYRHLTGDSGIELCPCPDSSGIEPVKEVRASATQPDVEDHSPCALSPDSMSQVPPVGLASSYGDIP comes from the exons ATGGCTCGGgccagcagcaggaacagcagcgAAGAGGCCTGGGGGGCACTTCAGGCGCCGCAACAGCAG CAGAGTCCGGCAGCATCTTCTCTTGAGGGAGCAATTTGGAGACGAGCTGGAACCCAGACTCGCGCCCTGGATGCCATCCTTTCTCATCCACAGCAATCCCATCTG CTTCGAGAGCTGTGCCCAGGAGTGAATACCCAGCCCTACCTCTGTGAGAGTGGTCATTGCTGTGGGGAGACTGGCTGCTGCACGTACTACTATGAACTCTGGT GGTTCTGGCTGCTCTGGACTGTCCTCATCCTCTTTAGCTGCTGTTGTGCCTTCCGCCACCGAAGAGCTAAACTCAGGCTGCAGCAGCAACAGCGGCAGCGTGAAATCAACTTGTTGGCTTACCATGGGGCATGCCACGGGGCTGGCCCTGTTCCAACTGGTTCACTGCTTGACCTCC GCCTCCTCAGCGCCTTCAAACCCCCAGCCTATGAGGATGTGGTTCACCACCCAGGCACACCGCCACCTCCTTACACTATGGCCCCCGGTCACCCTTTGACCACTTCTAATGAATGCACCCGCTGCTCTTCCGAATCCAGCTGCTCTGCCCACTCAGAGGGGACACGTGTGGAAGGTGTTTCCTCCCACCAGAGTGCTCTCCCTCTGCAGGAGGGTGAGCCCAGGGCAGGATTGAGCCCAGTCCACATACCCCCTTCCTGCCGCTATCGTCACCTGACTGGTGACTCAGGTATTGAGCTCTGCCCTTGTCCTGACTCCAGTGGAATTGAGCCAGTCAAGGAAGTGAGGGCTAGTGCCACCCAACCAGATGTGGAGGACCATTCCCCTTGTGCACTGTCCCCCGATTCTATGTCCCAGGTTCCTCCGGTGGGGCTGGCTTCTAGTTATGGGGACATCCCATAA
- the Wbp1 gene encoding WW domain-binding protein 1 isoform X3, whose translation MARASSRNSSEEAWGALQAPQQQLRELCPGVNTQPYLCESGHCCGETGCCTYYYELWWFWLLWTVLILFSCCCAFRHRRAKLRLQQQQRQREINLLAYHGACHGAGPVPTGSLLDLRLLSAFKPPAYEDVVHHPGTPPPPYTMAPGHPLTTSNECTRCSSESSCSAHSEGTRVEGVSSHQSALPLQEGEPRAGLSPVHIPPSCRYRHLTGDSGIELCPCPDSSGIEPVKEVRASATQPDVEDHSPCALSPDSMSQVPPVGLASSYGDIP comes from the exons ATGGCTCGGgccagcagcaggaacagcagcgAAGAGGCCTGGGGGGCACTTCAGGCGCCGCAACAGCAG CTTCGAGAGCTGTGCCCAGGAGTGAATACCCAGCCCTACCTCTGTGAGAGTGGTCATTGCTGTGGGGAGACTGGCTGCTGCACGTACTACTATGAACTCTGGT GGTTCTGGCTGCTCTGGACTGTCCTCATCCTCTTTAGCTGCTGTTGTGCCTTCCGCCACCGAAGAGCTAAACTCAGGCTGCAGCAGCAACAGCGGCAGCGTGAAATCAACTTGTTGGCTTACCATGGGGCATGCCACGGGGCTGGCCCTGTTCCAACTGGTTCACTGCTTGACCTCC GCCTCCTCAGCGCCTTCAAACCCCCAGCCTATGAGGATGTGGTTCACCACCCAGGCACACCGCCACCTCCTTACACTATGGCCCCCGGTCACCCTTTGACCACTTCTAATGAATGCACCCGCTGCTCTTCCGAATCCAGCTGCTCTGCCCACTCAGAGGGGACACGTGTGGAAGGTGTTTCCTCCCACCAGAGTGCTCTCCCTCTGCAGGAGGGTGAGCCCAGGGCAGGATTGAGCCCAGTCCACATACCCCCTTCCTGCCGCTATCGTCACCTGACTGGTGACTCAGGTATTGAGCTCTGCCCTTGTCCTGACTCCAGTGGAATTGAGCCAGTCAAGGAAGTGAGGGCTAGTGCCACCCAACCAGATGTGGAGGACCATTCCCCTTGTGCACTGTCCCCCGATTCTATGTCCCAGGTTCCTCCGGTGGGGCTGGCTTCTAGTTATGGGGACATCCCATAA
- the Ino80b gene encoding INO80 complex subunit B isoform X2 — MSACVPTVSSPLPLQDPMSKLWRRGSTSGAMEVPETGETLELSLAGAHGHGVHKKKHKKHKKKHKKKHHQEEEAGPTPLQTPAKPQLKLKIKLGGQVLGTKSVPTFTVIPEGPRSPSPLMVVDNEEEPMEGVPLEQYRAWLDEDSNLSPSPLRDLPGDLEGQEEEEEQRWLDALEKGELDDNGDLKKEINERLLTARQRALLQKARSQPSPPLPLPVAAGCPAPALTEEMLLKREERARKRRLQAARRAEEHKNQTIERLTKTAAPSGRGGRGAARGERRGGRAAAPAPAPMVRYSSGAQGSTLSFPPGVPTPAAVAQRPTPSGPAPRCSVPGCPHPRRYACSRTGQALCSLQCYRINLQLRLGGPEGPGSPLLAT, encoded by the exons ATGTCGGCTTGTGTGCCGACCGTTTCCAGTCCTCTCCCTTTGCAGGACCCCATGAGCAAGCTGTGGCGGCGCGGGAGCACGTCTGGGGCTATGGAGGTCCCCGAGACAG GGGAAACGCTGGAGCTGAGCCTGGCAGGTGCCCACGGCCACGGAGTACAcaagaaaaaacacaagaaacataaaaagaaacacaagaaaaagcatcACCAGGAAGAAGAGGCCGGACCGACGCCGCTACAGACTCCTGCCAAGCCCCAACTTAAACTTAAAATCAAGCTGGGTGGACAGGTCCTGGGCACCAAGAG CGTCCCCACTTTCACTGTGATTCCCGAGGGGCCGAGATCACCTTCTCCCCTGATGGTAGTGGATAATGAAGAGGAACCTATGGAAGGCGTCCCTCTGGAGCAGTACCGAGCCTGGCTGG ATGAAGACAGTAATCTGTCCCCCTCCCCACTTCGGGACCTGCCAGGGGACCTGGagggccaggaggaggaggaggagcagaggtggCTAGACGCCCTAGAGAAGGGTGAACTGGATGACAACGGAGACCTCAAGAAGGAAATCAACGAGCGGCTGCTGACTGCAAGACAG CGAGCCCTGCTCCAGAAGGCGCGGAGTCAGCCgtccccacctctgcctctgccagtgGCTGCGGGCTGCCCAGCCCCTGCCCTCACAGAAGAAATGCTGCTGAAGCGTGAGGAGCGTGCGCGGAAGCGGCGGCTGCAGGCGGCGAGGCGGGCCGAGGAGCACAAAAATCAGACAATTGAGCGCCTCACCAAGACGGCCGCTCCTAGCGGGCGTGGTGGGCGTGGGGCGGCGCGGGGCGAGCGGCGCGGTGGGCGAGCGGCCGCCCCGGCCCCTGCACCCATGGTGCGCTACAGCAGCGGGGCACAGGGCTCCACCTTGTCTTTTCCTCCCGGCGTTCCCACACCCGCGGCGGTGGCACAGCGACCTACCCCATCTGGCCCCGCTCCACGCTGCTCTGTCCCCGGCTGCCCCCACCCGCGGCGTTACGCTTGCTCCCGCACGGGCCAAGCCCTTTGCAGCCTACAATGCTACCGCATCAACCTGCAGCTACGGCTGGGAGGACCCGAGGGCCCGGGGTCCCCACTCCTGGCCACCTAA
- the Ino80b gene encoding INO80 complex subunit B isoform X1: MSACVPTVSSPLPLQDPMSKLWRRGSTSGAMEVPETGSPSAGETLELSLAGAHGHGVHKKKHKKHKKKHKKKHHQEEEAGPTPLQTPAKPQLKLKIKLGGQVLGTKSVPTFTVIPEGPRSPSPLMVVDNEEEPMEGVPLEQYRAWLDEDSNLSPSPLRDLPGDLEGQEEEEEQRWLDALEKGELDDNGDLKKEINERLLTARQRALLQKARSQPSPPLPLPVAAGCPAPALTEEMLLKREERARKRRLQAARRAEEHKNQTIERLTKTAAPSGRGGRGAARGERRGGRAAAPAPAPMVRYSSGAQGSTLSFPPGVPTPAAVAQRPTPSGPAPRCSVPGCPHPRRYACSRTGQALCSLQCYRINLQLRLGGPEGPGSPLLAT; encoded by the exons ATGTCGGCTTGTGTGCCGACCGTTTCCAGTCCTCTCCCTTTGCAGGACCCCATGAGCAAGCTGTGGCGGCGCGGGAGCACGTCTGGGGCTATGGAGGTCCCCGAGACAG GCTCTCCTTCTGCAGGGGAAACGCTGGAGCTGAGCCTGGCAGGTGCCCACGGCCACGGAGTACAcaagaaaaaacacaagaaacataaaaagaaacacaagaaaaagcatcACCAGGAAGAAGAGGCCGGACCGACGCCGCTACAGACTCCTGCCAAGCCCCAACTTAAACTTAAAATCAAGCTGGGTGGACAGGTCCTGGGCACCAAGAG CGTCCCCACTTTCACTGTGATTCCCGAGGGGCCGAGATCACCTTCTCCCCTGATGGTAGTGGATAATGAAGAGGAACCTATGGAAGGCGTCCCTCTGGAGCAGTACCGAGCCTGGCTGG ATGAAGACAGTAATCTGTCCCCCTCCCCACTTCGGGACCTGCCAGGGGACCTGGagggccaggaggaggaggaggagcagaggtggCTAGACGCCCTAGAGAAGGGTGAACTGGATGACAACGGAGACCTCAAGAAGGAAATCAACGAGCGGCTGCTGACTGCAAGACAG CGAGCCCTGCTCCAGAAGGCGCGGAGTCAGCCgtccccacctctgcctctgccagtgGCTGCGGGCTGCCCAGCCCCTGCCCTCACAGAAGAAATGCTGCTGAAGCGTGAGGAGCGTGCGCGGAAGCGGCGGCTGCAGGCGGCGAGGCGGGCCGAGGAGCACAAAAATCAGACAATTGAGCGCCTCACCAAGACGGCCGCTCCTAGCGGGCGTGGTGGGCGTGGGGCGGCGCGGGGCGAGCGGCGCGGTGGGCGAGCGGCCGCCCCGGCCCCTGCACCCATGGTGCGCTACAGCAGCGGGGCACAGGGCTCCACCTTGTCTTTTCCTCCCGGCGTTCCCACACCCGCGGCGGTGGCACAGCGACCTACCCCATCTGGCCCCGCTCCACGCTGCTCTGTCCCCGGCTGCCCCCACCCGCGGCGTTACGCTTGCTCCCGCACGGGCCAAGCCCTTTGCAGCCTACAATGCTACCGCATCAACCTGCAGCTACGGCTGGGAGGACCCGAGGGCCCGGGGTCCCCACTCCTGGCCACCTAA